The stretch of DNA GACTGCCTAGAAAATAAATTGCCATGCTCTGCTAAAATCTCCCTTGCAGTTTTATCTAAACCTGAACACTCACTCAATCATCAAACACCCTCCATTCAGAGGTCCTTGCCCCCATTAGCTCCCACTAGCCCCACGGGCCTAGAAAGCTGTCTGTCTCTCAGTCCTGCCTGATAATCAAAGTTAACTTCAAAGACCCCTCTTCCAAAGttcctctcctcttttccctctGGAAATCCATAGAGCTTAGCAAAGCTACTGTGGTGGTTATTATCAGAATAGTCAGTGTCTCTGATAGGAAGCCAGTGACATACTACTGGGAAGTACAGCACACTGGTTTAGAGCCTCCTATTCAAACCGTGGTcctcagaccagcagcagcagtgtTTGAGCGCTTGTTGTTAACATCAAGTTCCTCCCCAGACCTCATGAATCAGgatccgctttttttttttttttgagacagggtctcactttgttgcacaggttggagtgcaatggtgcaatctcggcttactgcaacctctgccttccaggctcaaacgaccctcctgcctcagcctccctcagcctgggaccacaggcgtgcaccaccacgcccggctaacttttgtatttttttgtagggacgggttTTCGCCCTATTGCCCATACTGGtatcgaattcctgagctcaggcgatccgcccgccacggcctcccaaggcgctgggattacaggtgtgagccacctcgcgcAGCCCAGAATCCGAATTTTAACAAGACACCTATGCTATTCGTATGCACattaagtttgagaagcactggtgtCCAATATCCATTCagaggtcaaaaaaaaaaaaaaccaagctcTGCTACTTAATAGccatatgaccttgggcaagctgctGTTAATCTGTTAGGCTCGGTTTCCTCGTTGTGAATAATACATCCCTAAAAGTGTTTTAAGGCCGAAATGCTATCAATAATGCCCACAGTGTGAGTAGTGCATGGCATGGAGTCATGGCTCATTTGCGCACACAGCACAACACGAACTGAGGAGAGTAGTTTCGGGTCCTTCACAGACTCAGTTCCTGCTTCActgcacctcagtttcttcaagtGCCAAATGACACTCTGGCTCTGCTTGATTCTAAAGAGCTAATGGGGCGCGGACTCCCCGGAAAGGCGAGATGGGGCCAGCTAGGCAAAAAGGCACGGAAAAGCAGAGCACCTCAGGGGGGCCTACGGCCGGGCCAGTCTGCAGCCCTACGACCCCTTCTCCTCCCAGCCGATCCCGGCCGCGCAGCACTCACCAGCCGTCGCGATCGGCCTCCGCCGGATTAGGTTATCAATCAGGCCGGAGCAGTAGCCCAAGAAGCCGATGTAGAGGAGCCGCGGGTCGGTCAGCTTGGGCGGGGGCAGGCTCCGGGCCTCATCCGGCAGAAACCGTAAGGGTTCTGGGTTCCGCCGTGCGATCATGGTGACGCCGTTTCCACTTGAGGCCTGGTCTCAGACCACGAACTACAAGGAAAACCACGACGACCACTACCCCGGCCTAAGCGGTcagctttctcctcctcctctgcgcGCCGGACTCACGGGCACGGCGCAGCGCGGTGCAGCGCCCAAACGCTTCCCGGTACGTGTTGCTGCGGGAACCCGGCACGCGAAGTTCCGGGCTACTAAGTTTCACTTTGCTCGTCCGCCCGCGCTAATTCTCTGGTGGGAGTGGGATTCACGGGCCTGGTAACGCGGGGTCGAGGAGTACCCCAAACGAGCCAAACTGGGCGAAGACTAGGagatactgattttcttttctcccaaCTTCCCCAACCAGAAttgcctctccctcccctgccccttctGGAAAGATTTATCTTTTCATCCAATACCCACAAATGGGCATGATGCGTAGTTTTGATAAACGTAATTAATTGAAATTCCATAAAAGCTAGTTTTCGTTTTCTGAGTTTTCAGTCGTTCATTCGCATAGACACTCCCTCCAAAGCCTAAAATTAAGGTCTGGCCAGCAACAAAAGAATTTAGAGAAGCCCAGGACTGGATCGTTTTAGTCTATTGTTGAAATTCAGATTCGGAGGCAGCACCCTAAAATGTTTCACCTCTGGGTCTTCACGTCGTTACACATGGCTGAGTGAGGAGGTGTTCCCTAAAGGTTTGAGTAATGAGGCCAGGCGccgtcactcacgcctgtaatcccatcactttgggaggctgaagtgagcggatcacttcaggagttcaagaccagcttggccaacatggtgaaatcccatctctacgaaaaatacaaaaaattagctgggcgtggtggcgggtgcctgtagtcccagctactgggaaggctgaggcagcataatcggctgctcgggaagctgaggggggagaatcgcttgaacctgggaggtggaggttgcagtgagccgagatcgcaccattgcattccag from Homo sapiens chromosome 11, GRCh38.p14 Primary Assembly encodes:
- the NDUFC2-KCTD14 gene encoding NADH dehydrogenase [ubiquinone] 1 subunit C2, isoform 2 isoform 3 (isoform 3 is encoded by transcript variant 3); this translates as MIARRNPEPLRFLPDEARSLPPPKLTDPRLLYIGFLGYCSGLIDNLIRRRPIATAGGDIGLCCLSPGSLSDTPAVFAVGSSAATTH
- the NDUFC2 gene encoding NADH dehydrogenase [ubiquinone] 1 subunit C2 isoform 3 (isoform 3 is encoded by transcript variant 3) → MIARRNPEPLRFLPDEARSLPPPKLTDPRLLYIGFLGYCSGLIDNLIRRRPIATADYLYAVRDREMFGYMKLHPEDFPEEDKKTYGEIFEKFHPIR
- the NDUFC2 gene encoding NADH dehydrogenase [ubiquinone] 1 subunit C2 isoform 2 (isoform 2 is encoded by transcript variant 2), giving the protein MIARRNPEPLRFLPDEARSLPPPKLTDPRLLYIGFLGYCSGLIDNLIRRRPIATAGLHRQLLYITAFFFAGYYLVKLEAYANLYVDTL